The genomic window GCCCGGTGTCGAAGAGGATCCGCTCGCGAGGCGAGTCGAAGACCCGGTGCAGCGCGATGGTCAGCTCCACCACACCGAGGTTCGGGCCCAGGTGTCCGCCGGTCTTGGCGACCTCTTCGATCAGGAAGCCGCGGATCTCCTCGGCCAGGGCAGTCAGCTGCCCCGGGGTGAGCCGGTCGAGATCGCGCGGTCCCCGAATGCGGGTCAGCAACGGCACCCGGTCCTCCTCAGTCAGTTACGTGTCCGGCTCGTCGGGACGTTCGCGGGCGCATCTGTGCCCGTACCCGGCGGTCGAGTCTAATCTCCGCCCGTGCGACGGTTCGCGGCGCGGGGCATTCGGTGGGCTTTGACCAGGCGTGCGAAGGCCCGGGACGCGCCCCTTGGGTCGGGCGCGTCCCGGGCTCGGCTCACCACAGCGGCCGACGTCCCCGCCGGTTCAGCCGCGGCCGGCGGACTTCTGGGTCCGGCGGGAGACCGAGTCCAGCACCACCGCGCCCAGCAGCACCGCGCCGGTGATCATGTACTGGATCGACTGGCTGATGCCCTGCAGGTCGAGACCGGTGACGATGGACTGGATCACCAGCATGCCCAGCAGCGCCGACCAGGTCTTGCCACGGCCGCCGAACAGGCTGGTGCCGCCGATCACGGCCGCCGCGATCGAGTTCATCAGCACGTTGCCGCCGCCCAGCGACTTGTCCGCGAAGCCGGACTGCGAGGCGATGAACAGACCGCCGACCGCGGCCAGCCCGGCCGAGATCATGAAGACCGAGATCCGCACCCAGGCCACGTTGATGCCGGCCCGGCGGGCCGCCTCCACGCCGCCGCCGACCGCGAACACCTTGCGGCCGTAGGAGGTGCGGCGCAGCACGAAGTCCGTGACGATGACCACACCGAGGAAGACCACCAGCGCCAGCGGCAGGCCGCGGTCCTGGTTGAGGGTGTAGGCGGCACCGAAGGCGAGGACCGCGAGCAGCACGGTGCGCAGCGCGATCTCGCTCACCGGGCGGGCCGGCAGCCCGGCCTCGCGGCGGCTGCGGGCGCCGAGCAGCGCGGCCACCAGGTAGCCGGCCACGCCGACGGCGGCCAGGCCGTAGGCGGCGGCGACATCGTCGAAGAAGTAGTTGTCCAGGTTGGCGATGAAGCCGTTGGGGAGGTTGTTGAGCGTGCCGGTGTTGCCCATCACGTAGCCCTGCAGGCCGCTCCAGCCGAGCAGGCCGGCCAGCGTCACGACGAAGGCGGGCACGCCGATCTTGGCGAAGAAGAAGCCGTGCAGCGCGCCGATCGCCAGCGCGCAGAGCACCGCGATGCCCGCGGCCAGGTACTCGTTGAGGCCGTGCTGGATCGAGAGCACCGCGGAGACGGCGGCCGAGACACCGGCCACCGAGCCGAGCGAGAGGTCGATCTCGCCGAGCAGCAGCACGAAGACGATGCCGACCGAGATCAGGCCGGGCCCCGCGATGTAGAGGGTGATGTTGGACAGGTTGCCGGCGGTGAGGAACTTGCCGGTGATCCCCTGGAAGACGGCCGCGATCAGGATCAGTCCGAGCACCACCGGCACCGAGCCGAGGTCGCCGGAGCGCAGCTTGCGCTTGAACTCCTCCAGGTAGCCGGCCAGGCCCTGCTCGCGCACCAGCAGCCGGGGGTCGACGGCGGGGATGGGCGCCGCACTGTCGGATATCTCGGTCACCGTCTCAGCCTTCGGGGTCGTGGCGTTCTTGCTCACTTGGTCGCCTCCGCGCTCGCCTGGGCGGGTGCGTCCGCGCTCGCCTGATGGGTCGCGTCCGCGCTCGCCTGATTGGTCGCGTCCGCGACGCGGGCCTGGCGCCGGGTCACCGCGTTGTCGGTGGCGCCGGTGATGGCCGAGATGATCGTCTCGTGGCTGGTGTCGGCCACCGGGAAGACGCCGTTGTTGCGGCCCAGCCGCAGCACGGCGACCTGGTCGGCCACCGCGCGCACGTCCGCCATGTTGTGGCTGATCAGGATCACGCCCAGGCCCCGGTCACGAAGCCGCTCGACCAGGTCGAGCACCTGGGCGGTCTGCTCGACGCCCAGCGCCGCGGTCGGCTCGTCCAGGATCACGATCTTCGGCTCGCCGATCAGCGCGCGGGCGATGGCCACCACCTGGCGCTGACCGCCGGAGAGCGCGGCCACCGGGATCCGCACGCTGGGGATCCGGATGGAGAGGGTGTCGAGCAGCTCCTTGGCGCGCTTCTCCATCGCCACCTCGTCCAGCCGGCCGCCGCGGATCAGCTCCCGGCCCAGGAAGAGGTTGGCGACCACGTCGAGGTTGTCGCAGAGCGCGAGGTCCTGGTAGACCGTCGCGACGCCGAGCGCCTGGGCGTCCTGCGGGCGGGTCAGGTGGACCTGCTTGCCGGCCCACTCGATGGTGCCCTCGTCGATCGGGTGCACCCCGGCGATCGTCTTGACCAGGGTGGACTTGCCGGCGCCGTTGTCGCCGACCAGCGCGACCACCTGACCCGCGTGCACCTCCAGGTCCACCCCGGTGAGCACCTGGACCGCACCGAAGCGCTTGGAGACGCCCCGCAGGGCGAGGACGGGTATGTCTGACTGAACCATCGATGGCTCCTTCGGGAGTCAAGGGGCGCACGTGGCTCTAGCCCGCACGCCGAGATGCCGGCGGGGCGGCCGGGCCAACTGGCCCGGCCGGCCCGCCTCTTGCTGAAGGCGCGTCTGTTACTGGATACCCGCGGCCTTGCAGGCGTCGGCGTACTGGGCGGTGCAGATGTCCGAGACCTTGTACAGGCCGTCGGCGATCACGGTGTCCTTGATGTTGTTCTTGGTCACCACGACCGGGGTCAGCAGCAGCGAGGGGACGCTGGTGCCGCCGCTGTTGGTGGTGGCGGTCGCGGTGCCGGTGACGCTCACGTTGTTGATCAGGTCGACCGCGATGGTGGCGGCGCCCTCGGCCTCAGGCTTGTAGGCCTTGTAGATGGTGTAGGCCTGGTCGCCCGTCAGGATCCGCTGGATCGCGTCGGGGGCGGCGTCCTGGCCGCCGACCGGGATGTTGTTGATGCCGTTCGCCTTGAGGGCGGTGATGATGGCGGCGGCCATGCCGTCGTTGGCGGAGTAGACGGCCTGGAAGCCGTTCTTGCCCAGCGCGGTGATCGCGGCACCGATCTTCTGGCTGGCCACGGTGGGCTGCCACTCACCGGACTGCTCGTAGACGATCTTGCCCACGCCGGTGTCCAGCACCTTGTGCGCACCGGCCTTGAACTGACCCGCGTTCGGGTCGGTCTCGGAGCCGTTGATCATGACGACGTTGGCGGACTTGGCGTTCGCGCCCAGCGCGTCCACCAGCGCCTGGCCCTGCAGCTCGCCGACCTTCTCGTTGTCGAACGAGACGTAGGCGGAGACCGGGCCGGTGGCCAGCCGGTCGTACGCGATGACCTTGACGCCCTTCTTCGCCGCGTCGGTGATCCAGGAGGCGGTGCCGGGGGCGTTCACCGCGTCCAGCAGGATCACCTTGATGCCCTGCGAGACCATCGTGTCGAACTGCTGCTTCTGCGTCGACGCGTCGTTGTTGGCGTTGTTGTACTGAACGGAGCACTCGCTGCACAGGGCCTTGACCTTGGCCTCGATGAGCGGCTTGTCGAAGGACTCGTAGCGGATGGACGAGGAGTTCTCCGGCAGGAGCAGGCCGATGGTCTTGTTGCCACCCGAGCTCGCGGAGTTCGAGCTGCTGCCACCGGCCTTGCCACAGGCGGCCATGGTGAGGGCCATCGAGACCGCGGCAGTGCCGATGACGACGCGACGCATCATTGCGTTCATGGTGGGGGTGCCTCCCTGACAGAGCCGCAACGTCGCGGCGAGGTGGAGGGAGTCAAACCCGCCACCCCGCTTGCCGTCAACAAGTAAACCCAGCGCTCTGCGGATTCAGACCCTTTCGTTATCTTCGTGAATCCTAAGCCGAGACCAAATACTCGGCCCCCACTCAGCGAATGTCCTTTTCGCCCCTTTGTGTCACGGGACTTCGCGACTCAGCCGCGCGCGCCGACCGCCTGCGAGTTGTGCCCGATTGCACCGGTTTCGCCCATCTCGCTCATCACCAGCGCGAGCGAGCCGAGCACCTCGGCCCGGCCACCCAGCGTGCCCGGGACGATCGACAACTGCCGTGCCGCGGACGGGATCGCATACCGCGCCACGGAGTCCCGGATCGGGGAAAGCACCAGCTCACCGGCCTCGGCCAG from Kitasatospora sp. NBC_01250 includes these protein-coding regions:
- a CDS encoding sugar ABC transporter permease translates to MTEISDSAAPIPAVDPRLLVREQGLAGYLEEFKRKLRSGDLGSVPVVLGLILIAAVFQGITGKFLTAGNLSNITLYIAGPGLISVGIVFVLLLGEIDLSLGSVAGVSAAVSAVLSIQHGLNEYLAAGIAVLCALAIGALHGFFFAKIGVPAFVVTLAGLLGWSGLQGYVMGNTGTLNNLPNGFIANLDNYFFDDVAAAYGLAAVGVAGYLVAALLGARSRREAGLPARPVSEIALRTVLLAVLAFGAAYTLNQDRGLPLALVVFLGVVIVTDFVLRRTSYGRKVFAVGGGVEAARRAGINVAWVRISVFMISAGLAAVGGLFIASQSGFADKSLGGGNVLMNSIAAAVIGGTSLFGGRGKTWSALLGMLVIQSIVTGLDLQGISQSIQYMITGAVLLGAVVLDSVSRRTQKSAGRG
- a CDS encoding sugar ABC transporter substrate-binding protein, whose product is MNAMMRRVVIGTAAVSMALTMAACGKAGGSSSNSASSGGNKTIGLLLPENSSSIRYESFDKPLIEAKVKALCSECSVQYNNANNDASTQKQQFDTMVSQGIKVILLDAVNAPGTASWITDAAKKGVKVIAYDRLATGPVSAYVSFDNEKVGELQGQALVDALGANAKSANVVMINGSETDPNAGQFKAGAHKVLDTGVGKIVYEQSGEWQPTVASQKIGAAITALGKNGFQAVYSANDGMAAAIITALKANGINNIPVGGQDAAPDAIQRILTGDQAYTIYKAYKPEAEGAATIAVDLINNVSVTGTATATTNSGGTSVPSLLLTPVVVTKNNIKDTVIADGLYKVSDICTAQYADACKAAGIQ